The following proteins are encoded in a genomic region of Methanoculleus oceani:
- a CDS encoding chemotaxis protein CheD, whose amino-acid sequence MGELRVGTCPMGTIGLGSCIALILHDQRRSLAGLAHIMLPESHGNTDRPGKFADTAISVLLEEMEKFGSTKFSIAAIVVGGAKMFQFSADSLNIGERNAAVVKDLLQEQGIRIEYEEIGGKVGRSVYYWPEKKGRLIIKRADGTCIAL is encoded by the coding sequence ATGGGTGAACTCAGGGTCGGGACGTGCCCGATGGGGACAATCGGGCTCGGCTCCTGCATCGCGCTCATCCTGCACGACCAGCGGAGGTCTCTTGCGGGGCTCGCCCATATCATGCTCCCCGAAAGCCACGGGAACACCGACCGGCCCGGTAAGTTTGCCGATACCGCCATAAGCGTCCTCCTCGAGGAGATGGAGAAGTTCGGAAGCACGAAGTTCTCGATCGCCGCAATCGTCGTCGGGGGTGCGAAGATGTTTCAGTTCTCGGCCGACTCCTTAAATATCGGCGAGCGAAACGCTGCCGTGGTGAAGGACCTGCTGCAGGAACAGGGCATCCGGATCGAGTACGAGGAGATCGGCGGAAAGGTTGGGCGATCCGTGTACTACTGGCCGGAGAAGAAGGGTCGCCTCATCATCAAGAGGGCGGACGGAACATGCATCGCGCTCTGA